In the genome of Hippoglossus hippoglossus isolate fHipHip1 chromosome 4, fHipHip1.pri, whole genome shotgun sequence, one region contains:
- the LOC117759743 gene encoding G-protein-signaling modulator 2-like isoform X1: MESSCLDLALEGERLCKTGDYRAGVSFFESAIQVGTEDLQILSAIYSQLGNAYFHLQDYNKALEYHRHDLTLTRTIGDELGEAKASGNLGNTLKLLGRYEEAVVCCQRHLEITKAIYDKVGQARALYNFGNVYHAKGKSICWTGAEPGEFPEEARIALRKAAQYYEANLCLVKGLGDQAAQGRTYGNLGNTYYLLGDFENAVAAHEKRLLVAKEFGDKSAERRAHCNLGNAHIFLSQFEVAAGHYKRTLQLARLLKDRAVEAQACYSLGNTYTLLQDYERAIDYHLKHLVIAQDLSDRVGEGRAYWSLGNAHTALGNHEQAMYFAEKHLEIAKETGDKSGEVTAKMNLSDLRLVVGLKSNSNIHPNIFRSTNTNNSPLPVSYQGYSNLQGMNSPLRRRGSVENLMLSQSPDKNQPADSPAKPGSEEDTFPGSSKNNTIKASTKLFLFHRLKSKKHKSNKSPPKDQRENCSEQTAAEQETPAPIKAGSRDTIGEDGFFDLLSRFQGSRMDDQRCSLLDGQSHLPAHSSPSSTPPVAERKSISARDPPLQDPGHFLELLASSQARRLDDQRVSLSHFPGLRLSTCSPPRTPSTSSAEQVPTQAPSSSTDTPQTPSLYSRLEASAEQPEGDDVFFDMLVKCQGSRLNDQRCAAPPSPPPSAPSSSSKGPTVPDEDFFSLILRSQSNRMEEQRVQPPPGITQSKLD, translated from the exons ATGGAGTCGTCGTGTCTGGACCTGGCACTGGAGGGGGAGCGGCTCTGTAAGACCGGTGACTATCGGGCCGGCGTGTCTTTCTTCGAGTCGGCCATCCAGGTGGGAACCGAGGACCTTCAAATCCTCAGCGCCATCTACAGCCAGCTGGGAAATGCCTACTTTCACCTACAGGACTATAACAAAGCCCTGGAGTACCATCGGCACGACCTCACACTCACCAG AACGATTGGAGATGAACTCGGCGAGGCCAAAGCCAGCGGTAACCTTGGGAACACATTAAAGCTTTTAGGACGTTATGAGGAAGCGGTGGTTTGTTGCCAAAGACATTTGGAAATTACAAAAGCCATATATGATAAG GTTGGGCAGGCTCGGGCGCTGTATAATTTCGGGAACGTTTACCACGCCAAGGGAAAGAGCATCTGCTGGACTGGAGCCGAGCCAGGAGAGTTCCCAGAGGAGGCCAGGATCGCCCTGAGGAAAGCTGCACAGTACTACGA AGCGAACCTGTGCCTGGTGAAGGGTTTGGGCGATCAAGCAGCTCAGGGTCGAACCTATGGGAACCTTGGAAATACTTACTATCTGCTGGGCGACTTTGAAAATGCAGTGGCTGCACATGAGAAG CGGCTGCTCGTCGCTAAAGAGTTTGGGGATAAGTCAGCTGAGAGGAGGGCCCATTGTAACCTCGGCAACGCCCACATTTTCCTCAGTCAGTTTGAAGTGGCGGCCGGTCATTACAA GAGGACGCTGCAGCTGGCCAGGCTTCTGAAGGACCGAGCCGTGGAGGCCCAGGCCTGTTACAGTCTGGGCAACACCTACACGCTGCTGCAGGACTATGAGAGAGCCATTGATTACCACCTCAAGCATCTGGTCATCGCTCAGGACCTCAGCGACAG agTTGGTGAAGGAAGAGCGTACTGGAGTCTAGGAAATGCCCACACCGCCCTGGGGAATCATGAGCAAGCCATGTACTTTGCTGAGAAACATCTGGAAATTGCCAAAGAG ACGGGAGACAAAAGCGGCGAGGTCACAGCCAAGATGAACCTGTCGGACCTGCGGCTGGTTGTAGGCCTGAAGTCCAACTCCAACATCCATCCCAACATCTTCCGCAGCACAAACACTAATAACTCCCCTCTGCCAGTAAGCTACCAGGGTTACTCCAACCTCCAAG GGATGAATTCTCCattgaggaggagaggaagtgtaGAGAACCTGATGCTGAGTCAAAGTCCTGACAAAAATCAACCTGCAGACTCCCCAGCAAAGCCG GGCTCGGAGGAGGATACGTTTCCCGGCTCTTCAAAAAACAACACCATCAAAGCTTCCACtaaactcttcctcttccaccgGCTGAAAAGCAAGAAGCACAAGAGCAACAAATCACCTCCGAAAGACCAACGTGAAAACTGCAGCGAGCAGACGGCTGCAGAGCAGGAAACGCCGGCGCCCATCAAG GCAGGATCGCGGGACACCATCGGCGAGGACGGCTTCTTCGACCTCCTGTCTCGTTTCCAGGGCAGCCGAATGGACGACCAAAGGTGCTCTCTCCTGGATGGCCAGAGCCATCTCCCCGCCcattcctctccctcctccaccccaccTGTAGCTGAAAGGAAAT CTATTTCGGCACGCGATCCACCATTGCAGGATCCTGGTCATTTCCTGGAGCTGCTGGCCAGCTCCCAGGCCCGTCGTCTGGACGACCAGCGAGTCAGCCTGAGCCATTTTCCTGGCTTACGTCTCAGCACCTGCAGCCCGCCGCGTACACCCTCCACCTCCAGCGCAGAACAGGTCCCCACACAAG ccccctcctcCAGCACAGATACCCCTCAGACACCCTCCCTCTACAGTCGACTCGAGGCGAGTGCTGAGCAACCTGAGGGGGACGACGTCTTCTTCGACATGCTAGTTAAGTGCcag GGGTCCAGACTTAACGACCAGAGGTGCGctgctccaccttctcctccaccttctgctCCATCTTCTTCATCGAAGGGCCCAACGGTTCCAGACGAGGATTTTTTCAGCCTCATCCTGCGTTCCCAGTCCAACAGGATGGAGGAGCAGCGAGTCCAGCCGCCACCTGGCATCACCCAATCCAAACTAGACTGA
- the LOC117759743 gene encoding G-protein-signaling modulator 2-like isoform X2 gives MESSCLDLALEGERLCKTGDYRAGVSFFESAIQVGTEDLQILSAIYSQLGNAYFHLQDYNKALEYHRHDLTLTRTIGDELGEAKASGNLGNTLKLLGRYEEAVVCCQRHLEITKAIYDKVGQARALYNFGNVYHAKGKSICWTGAEPGEFPEEARIALRKAAQYYEANLCLVKGLGDQAAQGRTYGNLGNTYYLLGDFENAVAAHEKRLLVAKEFGDKSAERRAHCNLGNAHIFLSQFEVAAGHYKRTLQLARLLKDRAVEAQACYSLGNTYTLLQDYERAIDYHLKHLVIAQDLSDRVGEGRAYWSLGNAHTALGNHEQAMYFAEKHLEIAKETGDKSGEVTAKMNLSDLRLVVGLKSNSNIHPNIFRSTNTNNSPLPVSYQGYSNLQGMNSPLRRRGSVENLMLSQSPDKNQPADSPAKPEEDTFPGSSKNNTIKASTKLFLFHRLKSKKHKSNKSPPKDQRENCSEQTAAEQETPAPIKAGSRDTIGEDGFFDLLSRFQGSRMDDQRCSLLDGQSHLPAHSSPSSTPPVAERKSISARDPPLQDPGHFLELLASSQARRLDDQRVSLSHFPGLRLSTCSPPRTPSTSSAEQVPTQAPSSSTDTPQTPSLYSRLEASAEQPEGDDVFFDMLVKCQGSRLNDQRCAAPPSPPPSAPSSSSKGPTVPDEDFFSLILRSQSNRMEEQRVQPPPGITQSKLD, from the exons ATGGAGTCGTCGTGTCTGGACCTGGCACTGGAGGGGGAGCGGCTCTGTAAGACCGGTGACTATCGGGCCGGCGTGTCTTTCTTCGAGTCGGCCATCCAGGTGGGAACCGAGGACCTTCAAATCCTCAGCGCCATCTACAGCCAGCTGGGAAATGCCTACTTTCACCTACAGGACTATAACAAAGCCCTGGAGTACCATCGGCACGACCTCACACTCACCAG AACGATTGGAGATGAACTCGGCGAGGCCAAAGCCAGCGGTAACCTTGGGAACACATTAAAGCTTTTAGGACGTTATGAGGAAGCGGTGGTTTGTTGCCAAAGACATTTGGAAATTACAAAAGCCATATATGATAAG GTTGGGCAGGCTCGGGCGCTGTATAATTTCGGGAACGTTTACCACGCCAAGGGAAAGAGCATCTGCTGGACTGGAGCCGAGCCAGGAGAGTTCCCAGAGGAGGCCAGGATCGCCCTGAGGAAAGCTGCACAGTACTACGA AGCGAACCTGTGCCTGGTGAAGGGTTTGGGCGATCAAGCAGCTCAGGGTCGAACCTATGGGAACCTTGGAAATACTTACTATCTGCTGGGCGACTTTGAAAATGCAGTGGCTGCACATGAGAAG CGGCTGCTCGTCGCTAAAGAGTTTGGGGATAAGTCAGCTGAGAGGAGGGCCCATTGTAACCTCGGCAACGCCCACATTTTCCTCAGTCAGTTTGAAGTGGCGGCCGGTCATTACAA GAGGACGCTGCAGCTGGCCAGGCTTCTGAAGGACCGAGCCGTGGAGGCCCAGGCCTGTTACAGTCTGGGCAACACCTACACGCTGCTGCAGGACTATGAGAGAGCCATTGATTACCACCTCAAGCATCTGGTCATCGCTCAGGACCTCAGCGACAG agTTGGTGAAGGAAGAGCGTACTGGAGTCTAGGAAATGCCCACACCGCCCTGGGGAATCATGAGCAAGCCATGTACTTTGCTGAGAAACATCTGGAAATTGCCAAAGAG ACGGGAGACAAAAGCGGCGAGGTCACAGCCAAGATGAACCTGTCGGACCTGCGGCTGGTTGTAGGCCTGAAGTCCAACTCCAACATCCATCCCAACATCTTCCGCAGCACAAACACTAATAACTCCCCTCTGCCAGTAAGCTACCAGGGTTACTCCAACCTCCAAG GGATGAATTCTCCattgaggaggagaggaagtgtaGAGAACCTGATGCTGAGTCAAAGTCCTGACAAAAATCAACCTGCAGACTCCCCAGCAAAGC CGGAGGAGGATACGTTTCCCGGCTCTTCAAAAAACAACACCATCAAAGCTTCCACtaaactcttcctcttccaccgGCTGAAAAGCAAGAAGCACAAGAGCAACAAATCACCTCCGAAAGACCAACGTGAAAACTGCAGCGAGCAGACGGCTGCAGAGCAGGAAACGCCGGCGCCCATCAAG GCAGGATCGCGGGACACCATCGGCGAGGACGGCTTCTTCGACCTCCTGTCTCGTTTCCAGGGCAGCCGAATGGACGACCAAAGGTGCTCTCTCCTGGATGGCCAGAGCCATCTCCCCGCCcattcctctccctcctccaccccaccTGTAGCTGAAAGGAAAT CTATTTCGGCACGCGATCCACCATTGCAGGATCCTGGTCATTTCCTGGAGCTGCTGGCCAGCTCCCAGGCCCGTCGTCTGGACGACCAGCGAGTCAGCCTGAGCCATTTTCCTGGCTTACGTCTCAGCACCTGCAGCCCGCCGCGTACACCCTCCACCTCCAGCGCAGAACAGGTCCCCACACAAG ccccctcctcCAGCACAGATACCCCTCAGACACCCTCCCTCTACAGTCGACTCGAGGCGAGTGCTGAGCAACCTGAGGGGGACGACGTCTTCTTCGACATGCTAGTTAAGTGCcag GGGTCCAGACTTAACGACCAGAGGTGCGctgctccaccttctcctccaccttctgctCCATCTTCTTCATCGAAGGGCCCAACGGTTCCAGACGAGGATTTTTTCAGCCTCATCCTGCGTTCCCAGTCCAACAGGATGGAGGAGCAGCGAGTCCAGCCGCCACCTGGCATCACCCAATCCAAACTAGACTGA